A region of the Litchfieldia alkalitelluris genome:
CAGACGTTGAGACAGAAACCAATTCAGTCGTAATTCCAGTTCCCTCTAAAGCTTTTTCAACTAACTCCACTTGGGCAACCGAATTTTGCTCACCGGAATTATAGACCATCCCTAGCTTTTTTGCTTCTGGAAAGTTATCTGTAATAAATTTTACTGTGTTTGGAATCGCATCTGGATGAGTATCAGTTGTTCCAGTAATATTAGGACCCGGCTTATCCATTGCTTCTACAAGAGCAGCTCCAACAGGATCTGTAACAGATGTAAATACGATTGGAATTTCGCTTGTTGCATTTAATGCACTTAGTGCACTTGGAGTTGAGTTAGCAAAAATAAGATCGACATTGTCTCCAACAAAATTAGTGGCAATCGATTGGTTATTATTAGGATCTCCTTGTGCAATTTGAACATCGTACTCTACCTTTAATCCTTTATCTTCCAATGCCTTTTGAAATCCATCAACTGCCGCGTCTAGTGCCGGATGTTCAACAATCTGAGTGACGCCTACTTTATATGTATCTTCGTCTCCCCCACTATTTCCACAACCAGCTAACAAAAGAGCACTTGCTATTGAGCCTACGACTAACGATTTCCATTTTTTATTTTTCATTCTATTTCCCCCTATACGCACTTTTACGCTTTTATGCTTTTATGTAGTAAATTATACAGAGAATTTAGCAGACTTCAAGAGTTATTTTTATTTTTAAGATTTTAATACTTACTTCCTTCGACTGTTAAATCTTCTAAAATATAAAAAATTTAAGAAATACCGGGCAAATCCCGTTCCTTTTTTAATTAGTAAAAATCCGATAATTTGTACTCTTCGCCTTTTACTCCTTTATCATACAGGGGGTAAATTTCTCCACCACACTACTTACACGAAAACATAGATGGAGTGGTAGTATCTAGACCAAAAGGTATGTAGACCAGCTATTACTCTAGGAGTTACTTTTGCTTTCTTTATAATTGGCTGTGTCCGATGATATTGATTTCACTGCGGTTGAATTTAAACGGGAAAATTCCGCTTAAATTGGGAAATAACAACATTTCCCTTAAAGTAACAGGAGTTTTTCCGCTTATATGAACCTAATCTTTAGATTTAGTCCTATATTAGAGAAGTTAACCGGAATATCTCCGCTTATAGTGCTTCTTATGCCCCTACTAAATACATTAACCGGAATTTCTCCGTCTATAAGTTCCTATAAAAACGCGAAAAATCAACAAGATGAATAAAAATGCTTTTAAAAAATCTACATGATTCCTACAGTCTCATCCATTAATATTTTTTGAAAGATGTCGGTGTAGGAAGAAGACATCATGTCATCCAAAAATTACATGTCTATGATTAACTTGGAAAACATCTTCTGTGAGTAGTAGTCTACTCTACTATTCACTTTTCTCAACAGAACAGCTGTTACAATATCTACCTTACAACTGGTAACACAAGATTTTATACCTTCCAATCTTTTAAAAAAACACCTACATCTCATTTGAGATGTAGGTGTTTGAATTTTACACATTCAATTGATTTTTAAGTGCACGACGAAGGATTTTTCCAGTTGTGTTTTTTGGTAATTCCTCTAAAAATGTGATTGAACTAGGTACTTTATATTTCGCTAGGTGTTCCTGACAATAATTAAGTAAGATTTCCTCTGTCAGACTTTGATCGTTAGCAACAACATAGC
Encoded here:
- a CDS encoding ABC transporter substrate-binding protein, giving the protein MKNKKWKSLVVGSIASALLLAGCGNSGGDEDTYKVGVTQIVEHPALDAAVDGFQKALEDKGLKVEYDVQIAQGDPNNNQSIATNFVGDNVDLIFANSTPSALSALNATSEIPIVFTSVTDPVGAALVEAMDKPGPNITGTTDTHPDAIPNTVKFITDNFPEAKKLGMVYNSGEQNSVAQVELVEKALEGTGITTELVSVSTSAEVKQATESLIGKADVFYIITDNTVVSALESVIQVANDEDIPLFVGELDSVARGGFAAYGFDYFDIGYEAGEMAAQILLGEKEATELPVQYPQNLKLQINKQAAEEMGITLKSEWDDIAEYVNE